The following are encoded together in the Fructilactobacillus ixorae genome:
- a CDS encoding DUF4355 domain-containing protein, which yields MKTLGKRLPLNLQFFAESQSTSTSVSNSGSTMLSTSGSVSTSASTSASQSSSASASQSQSATFTQADIDKAVEEALKKFQDGQNQAKRYEHMTAQEKAEYDAQQAQKKAKEAEAQLARYQMRDEVMKNAVADEVTLSVDDLDHIVSADAETTKKNYEWLKGFEARIKDSMLEELKKGKPLPGNNGKQPKGSLGEQLAKQGESKRSNPYFKEGEN from the coding sequence ATGAAAACATTAGGGAAACGACTTCCGTTGAATTTACAATTTTTTGCAGAAAGTCAGAGTACAAGCACTTCAGTTTCAAATTCTGGATCAACAATGTTAAGTACTAGCGGCTCTGTATCTACATCTGCCTCAACATCAGCTAGCCAAAGTTCTAGCGCTTCTGCAAGCCAAAGTCAGTCTGCTACGTTTACGCAAGCTGACATTGATAAAGCAGTTGAGGAGGCCTTGAAGAAGTTCCAAGATGGGCAGAATCAGGCAAAGCGTTATGAGCACATGACAGCACAGGAAAAGGCGGAATACGATGCTCAGCAAGCACAGAAGAAAGCCAAAGAAGCAGAAGCACAATTAGCTCGTTACCAAATGCGTGATGAGGTAATGAAGAACGCAGTTGCTGATGAAGTTACTTTGAGCGTAGATGATTTAGATCACATTGTGTCAGCGGATGCCGAAACAACTAAAAAGAACTATGAATGGTTGAAAGGTTTTGAAGCACGGATTAAAGATTCCATGTTGGAAGAATTGAAAAAAGGTAAGCCGTTGCCAGGTAACAATGGCAAACAGCCAAAAGGTTCACTAGGGGAACAATTAGCAAAACAGGGTGAGTCAAAGCGCTCAAACCCATATTTTAAGGAAGGTGAAAACTAA
- a CDS encoding major capsid protein → MQDIFSDITTANIASYWTTLTQNEAPFIGETLFPSVKQGSRDVTWYKGETAAASPLKASGYNAQTVDRDRQGFSERVTRTKFFKEGQKIDEQLRQQLLTVQNSPIPAQRDAILQHVFDDTTNLLRGASLIREITRMQVLRTGKFEIKSNGQDYKEDFEMNPSHIKSATKSWKDDGSPLDDFDNAISTITNDSGITPTRVLLNRNTFNVLVRNEEVKATILANNANTSAAAVPRSVVTGYMASEYGLTFQVYDKTYRDVDGTMKKFIPDGEVILIPDGDLGKTVFSPTPEETDLMASSNADVSIVDTGVAISNTVLNDPVTKRTKVSQQFTPTFEMIDGVYVLKAFPSNS, encoded by the coding sequence ATGCAAGATATTTTCAGTGATATTACCACTGCAAACATTGCTTCGTATTGGACTACATTAACTCAAAACGAAGCTCCATTCATCGGAGAAACATTATTCCCTTCAGTTAAACAAGGTTCTCGTGACGTAACTTGGTACAAAGGAGAAACTGCAGCTGCTTCGCCGTTAAAAGCCAGCGGTTACAATGCTCAGACGGTTGATCGTGATCGGCAGGGATTCTCAGAACGTGTAACTAGAACTAAGTTCTTCAAAGAAGGACAAAAGATTGATGAGCAATTGCGCCAACAGTTACTAACTGTTCAAAACTCTCCGATTCCAGCTCAACGTGATGCCATTTTGCAACACGTGTTTGACGATACTACTAACTTGCTTCGTGGAGCTTCATTAATTCGTGAAATCACGAGAATGCAGGTGCTTCGAACGGGTAAGTTTGAAATTAAGAGCAATGGTCAAGACTACAAAGAAGACTTTGAAATGAATCCAAGTCATATTAAGTCTGCTACTAAGTCATGGAAAGACGATGGCTCTCCACTTGATGATTTTGATAATGCTATTTCGACCATTACTAATGATTCTGGAATTACGCCAACTCGGGTACTTTTGAATCGGAATACTTTCAATGTTTTAGTTCGGAATGAGGAAGTGAAGGCTACTATCCTTGCTAACAATGCTAATACGTCAGCAGCGGCTGTTCCTCGTTCAGTTGTAACTGGATATATGGCTTCTGAATATGGATTGACCTTCCAAGTTTATGACAAAACTTACCGTGATGTAGATGGCACGATGAAGAAGTTTATTCCAGATGGTGAGGTTATTCTTATTCCAGATGGTGATTTAGGTAAGACCGTATTTAGTCCTACGCCAGAAGAAACTGACTTAATGGCCAGCTCCAATGCTGATGTTTCAATTGTTGATACTGGCGTTGCTATTTCAAATACCGTTCTGAACGATCCAGTAACGAAACGAACCAAAGTATCGCAGCAATTCACGCCGACTTTTGAAATGATTGACGGCGTTTATGTATTAAAGGCATTTCCCAGTAACTCCTAA
- a CDS encoding HeH/LEM domain-containing protein, whose amino-acid sequence MKKPDDESTDSEKPTDANTLTEIKEYLNSQGIDYDSNAKKADLLKLVGD is encoded by the coding sequence ATGAAGAAGCCAGATGATGAATCTACTGATAGCGAAAAGCCAACTGATGCCAATACACTAACTGAAATCAAAGAGTATTTAAATTCCCAGGGTATTGATTATGATTCTAATGCTAAGAAAGCTGACTTACTGAAGTTAGTAGGTGATTAG